A window of the Aeromicrobium phoceense genome harbors these coding sequences:
- a CDS encoding exonuclease domain-containing protein has product MPEASARPTSEPGRPGGGRRAKNVLPPREDPNAWYRQPLASLDFETTGIDPHKDRILSFAALSDVGGDLMGMVNPGVPIPESSADIHGITASDLARAPMSAQALRPVLAWVHDVIERRIGLVVYNASFDLTLLRAEAIRHDLDQPDWDRLLVVDPFVIDWGIDREREGQRRLADVAAHYGVRLDKAHDAAHDARAAREIAITMGQGFEKAIGSSLTMLMAQQRYWIAARTMDWNKRAHELGRGLTIPDRNWPFA; this is encoded by the coding sequence ATGCCTGAAGCGTCCGCCCGTCCCACGTCCGAGCCGGGTCGTCCCGGCGGGGGACGGCGCGCCAAGAACGTCCTGCCCCCGCGCGAGGACCCGAACGCCTGGTACCGCCAGCCGCTCGCGTCCCTCGACTTCGAGACCACGGGAATCGATCCCCACAAGGACCGGATCCTGAGCTTCGCCGCGCTGTCGGACGTCGGCGGGGACCTCATGGGCATGGTCAACCCCGGCGTGCCGATCCCCGAGTCCTCGGCCGACATCCACGGCATCACGGCCTCCGACCTCGCGCGGGCGCCGATGTCGGCGCAGGCGCTGCGGCCCGTGCTGGCCTGGGTCCACGACGTGATCGAGCGCCGGATCGGCCTGGTCGTCTACAACGCCTCGTTCGACCTCACGCTGCTGCGCGCCGAGGCGATCCGCCACGATCTCGACCAGCCCGACTGGGACCGGCTGCTCGTCGTCGACCCGTTCGTCATCGACTGGGGCATCGACCGCGAGCGTGAGGGCCAGCGCCGGCTGGCCGACGTCGCCGCGCACTACGGCGTCCGGCTCGACAAGGCGCACGACGCGGCCCACGACGCCCGCGCGGCGCGCGAGATCGCGATCACGATGGGCCAGGGCTTCGAGAAGGCCATCGGCTCGAGCCTGACGATGCTCATGGCGCAGCAGCGCTACTGGATCGCGGCGCGCACGATGGACTGGAACAAGCGCGCCCACGAGCTGGGCCGCGGGCTGACGATCCCCGACCGCAACTGGCCGTTCGCCTGA
- a CDS encoding Na+/H+ antiporter subunit A, with the protein MVFLVALHFLVAAVAPALVRMLDRRAFLVLALVPAASFVWLLGPVARATDGDPTYEHRAWIPQIGLDLDFAVNSLSGIVALLVTGVGALVLVYCAWYFRPKDTEIWRFSGVLTAFAGAMLGLVLADNVYVLYVFWELTTVLSFLLIGHNPERRANRRAALNALIVTTFGGLAMLVGLVGLHLLSGTARLSEILADPPEPSTAVTASIALVLVGALSKSALLPFHFWLPGAMAAPTPVSAYLHAAAMVKAGIYLVALLAPAFAETPGWRPVLIGLGVATMILGGLRALRQYDVKLLLAYGTVSQLGFLMAVVGAGTRSAAFAGLALVCAHGLFKSALFLVVGVIDRSVGTRDLRELSGLRQARPLLFVTTVVAAASMAGLPVLFGFTAKEAAFAAFVDLGHDLGHPAWGLVALAGIVLGSVLTVAYSARFVWGTFADKPGVEPCRPRDFSPWFAAVPAVLAVLSLVAGLAGPFLTPRLATYSDQFPVGSHEAVLTLWHGFTPALWLSVLAVAAGIALFVWRRPVAAAQHAIVDRLPFPDAERAYQAVMRGVDRLAVEVTGRTQRGSLPVYLGIILVTLVVVPGTALVRAWERPDVRLSDNPLQIVVGIVMIAAAVLTVRSRRRLRAVLLLGVTGYGTSILFVAHGAPDLALTQVLVETFLLVTFVLVLRRLPPFFSDRPFNIARWWRVGVGTAVGLSVAGFAFVATNARTATPISAGWAEPAYEYGGGKNIVNVALVDIRAWDTIGELSVLVVAATGIASLIFLLTDRAGRQVRPRRVVTTDSNAWLAANLHDQRRSIVFEIVTRLVFHTVIVFSVYLMISGHNSPGGGFAGGLIAGLALMIRYLAGGREELDNAAPVDAGFVLGLGLAVAALSGLLPTLLGGGVLQSAIIDVPIPVLGELHLVTSVFFDIGVYLVVVGLALDVLRSLGSGIDAHMEDEDAGPPDPRKDQVPA; encoded by the coding sequence ATGGTCTTCCTCGTCGCGCTGCACTTTCTCGTTGCAGCGGTCGCCCCTGCTCTCGTCCGCATGCTGGATAGACGGGCTTTCCTGGTCCTCGCGCTCGTCCCGGCGGCCTCATTCGTGTGGCTCCTGGGGCCCGTCGCGCGGGCCACCGACGGCGATCCGACGTACGAGCACCGGGCGTGGATTCCCCAGATCGGGCTCGACCTGGACTTCGCCGTGAACTCCCTCAGCGGGATCGTGGCCCTGCTCGTCACGGGCGTCGGCGCCCTCGTGCTCGTCTACTGCGCCTGGTACTTCCGGCCCAAGGACACCGAGATCTGGCGCTTCTCCGGTGTCCTGACCGCCTTCGCCGGCGCGATGCTCGGCCTGGTGCTCGCCGACAACGTCTACGTGCTCTACGTGTTCTGGGAGCTCACGACCGTCCTGTCGTTCCTGCTGATCGGCCACAACCCCGAGCGCCGCGCCAACCGTCGCGCCGCACTCAACGCGCTCATCGTGACCACATTCGGCGGCCTGGCGATGCTGGTGGGCCTGGTCGGGCTGCACCTGCTGAGCGGCACGGCGCGGCTGAGCGAGATCCTCGCCGACCCGCCCGAGCCGAGCACCGCGGTGACCGCCTCGATCGCGCTGGTCCTGGTGGGCGCGCTCTCCAAGTCGGCCCTGCTGCCGTTCCACTTCTGGCTCCCGGGCGCGATGGCCGCTCCCACCCCCGTCAGCGCCTACCTGCACGCCGCGGCCATGGTCAAGGCCGGCATCTACCTCGTCGCGCTGCTGGCCCCCGCCTTCGCCGAGACGCCGGGGTGGCGCCCCGTACTGATCGGTCTCGGCGTCGCCACGATGATCCTCGGCGGACTGCGCGCGCTGCGGCAGTACGACGTGAAGCTGCTGCTGGCCTACGGCACGGTCAGCCAGCTGGGCTTCCTCATGGCGGTGGTCGGCGCGGGCACGCGGTCGGCCGCGTTCGCCGGGCTCGCCCTGGTGTGCGCCCACGGACTGTTCAAGTCGGCCCTCTTCCTGGTTGTCGGCGTGATCGACCGCTCGGTCGGCACGCGCGACCTGCGCGAGCTGTCGGGCCTGCGGCAGGCCCGGCCCCTGCTGTTCGTCACCACGGTCGTCGCCGCGGCGTCCATGGCCGGCCTGCCCGTGCTGTTCGGCTTCACCGCGAAGGAGGCGGCCTTCGCGGCCTTCGTCGACCTGGGCCACGACCTCGGCCACCCGGCCTGGGGCCTGGTCGCCCTCGCGGGCATCGTGCTCGGCTCCGTGCTCACCGTGGCGTACAGCGCCCGCTTCGTCTGGGGCACGTTCGCCGACAAGCCCGGCGTCGAGCCGTGCAGGCCGCGCGACTTCTCCCCCTGGTTCGCGGCCGTGCCCGCCGTGCTGGCGGTCCTCAGCCTCGTCGCCGGCCTCGCCGGGCCGTTCCTGACCCCGCGGCTGGCCACCTACTCCGACCAGTTCCCGGTCGGCTCGCACGAGGCGGTGCTGACCCTGTGGCACGGCTTCACGCCGGCCCTGTGGCTGTCGGTCCTCGCCGTCGCGGCCGGCATCGCCCTGTTCGTGTGGCGCCGCCCCGTGGCGGCCGCCCAGCACGCGATCGTCGACCGGCTCCCGTTCCCCGACGCCGAGCGCGCCTACCAGGCCGTCATGCGCGGGGTCGATCGTCTCGCCGTCGAGGTCACCGGCCGCACGCAGCGGGGCTCGCTGCCGGTCTACCTCGGCATCATCCTGGTGACGCTCGTGGTCGTGCCGGGCACCGCGCTGGTGCGCGCGTGGGAGCGACCCGACGTCCGGCTCTCCGACAACCCGCTGCAGATCGTCGTCGGCATCGTGATGATCGCGGCGGCCGTGCTCACCGTCCGGTCGCGACGCCGCCTGCGCGCGGTGCTCCTGCTCGGCGTCACGGGCTACGGCACCTCGATTCTGTTCGTCGCCCACGGCGCCCCCGACCTCGCGCTCACGCAGGTGCTCGTCGAGACGTTCCTGCTCGTCACGTTCGTGCTCGTGCTGCGCCGCCTCCCCCCGTTCTTCAGCGACCGGCCGTTCAACATCGCCCGCTGGTGGCGCGTCGGCGTCGGCACGGCCGTGGGTCTGTCGGTGGCCGGCTTCGCGTTCGTCGCCACCAACGCCCGCACCGCCACCCCCATCTCCGCGGGCTGGGCCGAGCCGGCCTACGAGTACGGCGGGGGCAAGAACATCGTCAACGTGGCCCTGGTCGACATCCGGGCCTGGGACACCATCGGCGAGTTGAGCGTCCTCGTGGTCGCCGCGACGGGCATCGCCAGCCTGATCTTCCTGCTGACCGATCGCGCCGGACGCCAGGTGCGCCCGCGCCGCGTGGTCACCACCGACTCCAACGCCTGGCTCGCGGCCAACCTCCACGACCAGCGCCGCTCGATCGTGTTCGAGATCGTCACCCGGCTGGTCTTCCACACGGTGATCGTGTTCTCGGTCTACCTGATGATCTCGGGCCACAACTCCCCCGGCGGCGGCTTCGCCGGTGGTCTCATCGCCGGGCTCGCGCTGATGATCCGCTACCTCGCCGGCGGTCGCGAGGAGCTCGACAACGCCGCGCCCGTCGACGCCGGATTCGTGCTGGGCCTCGGCCTCGCGGTCGCCGCCCTCTCCGGACTGCTGCCCACGTTGCTCGGCGGCGGCGTCCTGCAGAGCGCCATCATCGACGTCCCGATCCCTGTGCTCGGCGAGCTGCACCTGGTCACCTCGGTCTTCTTCGACATCGGCGTGTACCTCGTCGTCGTCGGCCTCGCCCTCGACGTCCTGCGCAGCCTCGGCAGTGGCATCGACGCCCACATGGAGGACGAGGACGCCGGCCCGCCCGACCCCCGGAAGGACCAGGTGCCGGCGTGA
- a CDS encoding Na(+)/H(+) antiporter subunit C — MTANLMLIVVVGVLVGSGVTLVLERSLTRILVGFVLIGNGLNVLFLVVSGPAGAAPILGLSGDPMADPLPQVMALTAIVITLGTTAFGLALAYRAWQLTGTDDVQDDVEDDLIRRRAERDEVSATFDEADSELPDEGYAGDSTLAPEDEVTA; from the coding sequence GTGACAGCGAACCTGATGCTCATCGTCGTCGTCGGCGTCCTCGTGGGCAGCGGCGTCACGCTCGTGCTCGAGCGCAGCCTGACCCGCATCCTCGTGGGCTTCGTCCTCATCGGCAACGGCCTCAACGTGCTGTTCCTCGTGGTCTCCGGACCCGCCGGGGCGGCGCCCATCCTCGGCCTGTCCGGCGACCCGATGGCCGATCCACTGCCGCAGGTGATGGCGCTGACGGCGATCGTGATCACCCTCGGCACCACCGCGTTCGGGCTGGCCCTGGCCTACCGGGCCTGGCAGCTGACCGGCACCGACGACGTGCAGGACGACGTCGAGGACGACCTGATCCGACGCCGCGCCGAGCGCGACGAGGTCTCGGCCACCTTCGACGAGGCCGACTCCGAGCTTCCCGACGAGGGCTACGCGGGCGACTCCACGCTCGCGCCCGAGGACGAGGTGACGGCATGA
- a CDS encoding Na+/H+ antiporter subunit D, whose product MSESLLDQLVLAPVILPLLGAGLCLAFGRFAGAQRVISILTLLAVVASATVLLVRADQHGPQSFNVGGWPAEIGISLVADRLSSLLLLISTIVTLCVLLYSIGQGIVEFGRDTPLSVFYPTFLVLSAGVSNAFLSADLFNLFVGFEILLASSYVLITLGGTEARVRSGTIYIIVSLASSALFLIAIACVYAATGTVNFAQLALRLPDLPDSTATMLQLLLLLTFAVKAAVFPLSAWLPDSYPTAPAPVTAVFAGLLTKVGVYAMLRTQTLMFPTHELRTILLWASVLTMVVGIMGAVAQSDIKRVLSFTLVSHIGYMLFGIALGSELGVAGAIFYIIHHITVQTTLFLVAGLVEYRSGTTNLDRLGGLARYAPVLSVMFFVPAMNLAGIPPFSGFLGKLALLEAGAEAGDWLALLGVGAAVATSLLTLYAVAKIWNRAFWQPLADPEDDTPVPFGPAGLGGSLHGRSGVSTATQRETTWKTDTEGERLPARMALPTIALGVVTVALTVFAGPLFAMTERAADELHERTPYIEAVLGDG is encoded by the coding sequence ATGAGCGAGAGCCTGCTGGACCAGCTGGTCCTCGCCCCCGTGATCCTGCCCCTCCTGGGTGCCGGACTCTGCCTCGCGTTCGGCCGGTTCGCCGGGGCCCAGCGCGTCATCAGCATTCTCACGCTGCTGGCCGTCGTGGCCTCGGCCACCGTGCTCCTGGTCCGCGCCGACCAGCACGGCCCGCAGTCGTTCAACGTGGGCGGCTGGCCCGCCGAGATCGGCATCAGCCTCGTCGCCGACCGACTCAGCTCCCTGCTGCTGCTGATCTCGACGATCGTCACCCTGTGCGTGCTGCTGTACTCGATCGGCCAGGGCATCGTGGAGTTCGGGCGCGACACGCCCCTCTCGGTCTTCTACCCCACGTTCCTGGTACTGAGCGCCGGAGTCTCCAACGCCTTCCTCTCGGCCGACCTGTTCAACCTGTTCGTCGGCTTCGAGATCCTGCTGGCGTCGTCGTACGTGCTCATCACGCTCGGCGGCACCGAGGCCCGCGTGCGCTCGGGAACGATCTACATCATCGTGAGCCTGGCGTCGTCGGCGTTGTTCCTCATCGCGATCGCGTGCGTCTACGCCGCCACCGGCACGGTCAACTTCGCCCAGCTCGCCCTGCGCCTGCCGGACCTGCCCGACAGCACCGCCACGATGCTTCAGCTGCTGCTCCTGCTGACCTTCGCGGTCAAGGCGGCCGTGTTCCCACTGTCGGCGTGGCTGCCCGACTCCTATCCGACCGCCCCGGCGCCCGTCACGGCCGTGTTCGCGGGCCTGCTGACCAAGGTCGGCGTCTACGCGATGCTGCGCACCCAGACGCTGATGTTCCCGACGCACGAGCTGCGCACGATCCTGCTGTGGGCCTCGGTGCTGACGATGGTGGTGGGCATCATGGGCGCGGTCGCCCAGTCAGACATCAAGCGTGTGCTGTCGTTCACCCTGGTCAGCCACATCGGCTACATGCTCTTCGGCATCGCCCTGGGCAGCGAGCTCGGCGTGGCCGGCGCGATCTTCTACATCATCCACCACATCACGGTGCAGACCACGCTCTTCCTGGTCGCCGGGCTGGTGGAGTACCGGTCCGGGACGACGAACCTCGACCGGCTCGGCGGGCTGGCCCGCTACGCGCCGGTGCTGTCCGTCATGTTCTTCGTCCCGGCGATGAACCTGGCCGGCATCCCGCCGTTCTCGGGCTTCCTGGGCAAGCTCGCGCTGCTCGAGGCAGGCGCGGAGGCGGGCGACTGGCTCGCGCTGCTCGGCGTCGGGGCCGCGGTGGCCACGAGCCTGCTCACGCTGTACGCCGTCGCGAAGATCTGGAACCGCGCCTTCTGGCAGCCGCTCGCCGACCCCGAGGACGACACCCCGGTGCCGTTCGGCCCGGCCGGCCTCGGTGGCTCGCTGCACGGCCGCAGCGGCGTCTCCACCGCCACCCAGCGCGAGACCACCTGGAAGACCGACACCGAGGGCGAGCGACTGCCCGCCCGCATGGCGCTCCCCACGATCGCGCTCGGCGTGGTCACCGTCGCCCTGACGGTGTTCGCCGGCCCGCTCTTCGCGATGACCGAGC